One Brassica napus cultivar Da-Ae chromosome A1, Da-Ae, whole genome shotgun sequence genomic region harbors:
- the LOC106446722 gene encoding L-arabinokinase, which translates to MRIDDNEGVSASSKHLVFAYYVTGHGFGHATRVVEVVRHLIAAGHDVHVVTGAPDFVFTSEIQSPRLKIRKVLLDCGAVQADALTVDRLASLEKYVETAVVPRAEILKTEVEWLHSIKADFVVSDVVPVACRAAADAGIRSVCVTNFSWDFIYAEYVMAAGYHHRSIVWQIAEDYSHCEFLIRLPGYCPMPAFRDVIDVPLVVRRLHKSRKEVRKELGIAEDVNVVILNFGGQPSGWNLKEASLPTGWLCLVCGASETQELPPNFVKLAKDAYTPDIIAASDCMLGKIGYGTVSEALSYKIPFVFVRRDYFNEEPFLRNMLEFYQCGVEMIRRDLLMGQWKPYLERAVSLKPCYEGGINGGEVAAHILQETAIGRHCASDKFSGARRLRDAIILGYQLQRVPGRDIAIPEWYSRAENELGQSAGSSPTFQVNENNSLVESCSDDFDILQGDVQGLSDTWTFLKSLAKLDAIHDSEKGMEKKTMRERKAAGGLFNWEDEIFVARAPGRLDVMGGIADYSGSLVLQMPIREACHVALQRNHPGKHRLWKHAQARQQAKGQVATPVLQIVSYGSEISNRAPTFDMDLSDFMDGDKPISYEKARKFFAQDPAQKWAAYVAGTILVLMTELGVRFEDSLSFLVSSAVPEGKGVSSSAAVEVASMSAVAAAHGLSINPRDLAILCQKVENHIVGAPCGVMDQMTSSCGEANKLLAMICQPAEVIGLVEIPNHVRFWGIDSGIRHSVGGADYGSVRVGAYMGRKMIKSMASSILSQSVSNGNGGNPEELEDEGIELLETEASLDYLCNLSPHRYEARYADKLPDFMLGQTFIDEYSDHDDPVTVIDQKRSYSVKAPARHPIYENFRVKTFKALLTSATSDEQLTALGGLLYQCHYSYSACGLGSDGTNRLVQLVQGMQHNKSTTDDGTLYGAKITGGGSGGTVCVVGRNSLRSSQQILEIQQRYKAATGYLPLIFEGSSPGAGKFGYLRIRRRISL; encoded by the exons ATGAGGATTGACGATAACGAAGGCGTCTCCGCCTCCAGCAAGCACCTAGTCTTCGCTTACTACGTCACTGGACACGGCTTCGGCCACGCCACCCGCGTCGTCGAg GTCGTCCGTCACTTGATCGCGGCGGGGCACGATGTCCATGTCGTCACCGGCGCGCCTGATTTCGTCTTCACGTCCGAGATTCAGTCCCCTAGGCTAAAGATTCGAAAG GTTCTTTTGGACTGTGGAGCTGTGCAAGCTGATGCTTTGACTGTTGATCGTCTTGCTTCGTTAGAGAAG TATGTCGAAACAGCTGTGGTGCCTCGAGCTGAGATCTTGAAAACTGAAGTGGAGTGGCTTCATTCTATCAAAGCCGATTTCGTG GTGTCTGATGTTGTCCCCGTAGCGTGCCGTGCAGCGGCTGATGCTGGGATACGTTCTGTCTGTGTCACCAATTTCAG TTGGGACTTTATCTATGCTGAGTACGTGATGGCTGCTGGATATCACCATCGCTCCATCGTTTGGCAg ATAGCTGAAGATTATTCTCATTGCGAGTTCCTAATACGCCTCCCAGGGTATTGTCCAA TGCCTGCTTTTCGCGATGTCATCGATGTACCATTAGTAGTGAGGAGACTTCATAAATCTCGCAAGGAG GTGAGGAAAGAACTTGGGATTGCTGAAGATGTGAATGTTGTTATACTCAATTTTGGTGGACAG CCCTCAGGGTGGAATTTGAAGGAAGCATCACTACCGACCGGGTGGCTGTGTTTG GTTTGTGGCGCATCTGAGACCCAAGAGCTTCCACCAAATTTCGTAAAGCTTGCTAAGGATGCTTATACGCCTGATATTATAGCTGCATCTGACTGTATGCTTG GGAAAATTGGTTATGGCACCGTCAGTGAAGCTCTTTCGTACAAGATACCGTTTGTCTTTGTGCGCAGAGATTATTTCAATGAAGAACCATTTCTCAGGAATATGCTCGAG TTTTATCAATGTGGTGTTGAGATGATCAGGAGAGATCTATTAATGGGCCAATGGAAGCCATATCTTGAACGTGCAGTTAGCTTGAAACCTTGCTACGAGGGTGGCATCAATGGTGGGGAG GTAGCGGCGCACATCTTACAGGAGACGGCCATTGGAAGACACTGTGCTTCCGATAAG TTTAGTGGTGCAAGAAGATTACGTGATGCAATAATCCTGGGATATCAGCTACAGAGGGTCCCTGGAAGGGACATTGCGATTCCGGAGTGGTATTCAAGGGCTGAAAATGAACTAGGCCAATCTGCTGGATCATCACCCACGTTTCAAGTGAACGAGAACAACTCACTGGTGGAGTC CTGTAGCGATGATTTTGATATCCTTCAAGGTGACGTTCAAGGTCTTTCAGATACATGGACATTCCTTAAGAGTTTAGCCAAGCTAGATGCTATTCATGATTCTGAAAAGGGTATGGAGAAGAAAACCATGCGTGAGCGAAAAGCTGCTGGTGGGCTTTTCAATTGGGAG GATGAAATCTTTGTTGCCAGAGCACCTGGAAGGTTAGATGTGATGGGTGGAATTGCTGATTATTCAGGAAGCCTTGTCTTGCAG ATGCCAATAAGGGAAGCTTGTCATGTAGCTCTTCAAAGAAACCATCCCGGAAAACATAGACTGTGGAAACATGCGCAAGCCCGACAGCAAGCTAAGGGACAAGTAGCAACACCGGTTCTCCAAATT GTCTCATATGGGTCTGAGATCAGCAACCGTGCCCCTACCTTTGACATGGATTTGTCTGATTTCATGGATGGAGATAAACCAATTTCTTATGAAAAAGCGAGGAAGTTCTTTGCTCAGGATCCTGCACAGAA GTGGGCAGCATATGTTGCTGGGACGATTTTGGTATTGATGACAGAACTTGGCGTCCGTTTTGAGGATAGCCTCAGCTTTCTG GTTTCTTCTGCCGTGCCTGAAGGTAAAGGTGTATCTTCATCTGCTGCAGTGGAGGTGGCGAGTATGTCCGCGGTAGCTGCTGCGCATG GATTGAGTATCAACCCCCGAGATCTTGCCATACTCTGCCAAAAG GTGGAGAATCATATTGTTGGAGCTCCATGTGGTGTTATGGATCAGATGACTTCGTCCTGTGGGGAAGCCAACAAACTGTTGGCCATGATCTGCCAA cCTGCAGAAGTAATTGGACTTGTTGAGATTCCCAACCATGTCCGATTTTGGGGAATCGACTCTGGAATTCGACACAG CGTTGGAGGTGCAGACTATGGGTCTGTCAGAGTTGGTGCCTACATGGGGAGAAAGATGATAAAGTCAATGGCGTCTTCGATTCTGTCTCAATCAGTGTCGAATGGTAATGGAGGTAACCCGGAAGAACTAGAGGATGAAGGTATTGAGCTGCTTGAGACCGAAGCTTCACTAGATTACCTGTGCAATTTGTCACCTCACAG GTATGAAGCCCGTTATGCTGATAAGCTTCCAGATTTCATGCTGGGTcagacattcattgatgaatacTCGGATCATGACGATCCGGTCACAGTGATTGATCAAAAACGTTCGTACAGTGTTAAAGCTCCTGCCAGACACCCTATATACGAAAACTTCCGGGTTAAG ACTTTTAAAGCTCTTTTGACTTCTGCAACATCAGATGAGCAACTTACCGCTCTTGGAGGACTTCTTTATCAG TGTCACTATAGCTACAGCGCGTGCGGACTAGGATCGGACGGAACCAACAGGCTTGTCCAGTTAGTACAAGGGATGCAGCACAACAAGTCTACAACAGATGATGGAACTTTGTATGGAGCCAAAATCACTGGCGGTGGGTCCGGTGGGACAGTCTGTGTCGTAGGGCGTAACTCATTGCGCAGCAGCCAACAAATTCTGGAA ATTCAGCAAAGGTACAAAGCTGCGACAGGGTATTTGCCGCTCATATTTGAAGGTTCCTCACCTGGAGCTGGGAAGTTCGGTTACCTCCGGATCCGACGTCGTATCTCTCTCTGA
- the LOC106446712 gene encoding leucine-rich repeat extensin-like protein 1 yields the protein METFRTFHLFLFLSHLIFLTTHTTLTSANSQIVDCTMCTSCDNPCQPNPSPQPPTPSPPPPVTITACPPPPSSGGGGGGPYYYYPPPSQSGSYRPPPSSSGDDGGYVYPPPKSGGNYPFTPPPNPIVPYFPFYYYNPPPQSVVLSGSISLSYGFSFVLGFALFLSTYVAYK from the coding sequence ATGGAAACATTCCGAACATTCCATCTCTTCCTTTTTCTCTCTCACTTAATCTTCTTGACGACACACACTACGCTTACGTCAGCAAACTCTCAGATCGTTGACTGTACAATGTGCACTTCTTGTGACAATCCTTGTCAGCCAAATCCCTCTCCTCAACCACCGACTCCATCTCCTCCACCTCCAGTCACCATCACCGCCTGTCCTCCGCCTCCTAGCtctggcggtggtggtggtggtcctTACTACTACTACCCACCTCCTTCTCAGTCTGGCTCTTACCGGCCACCACCGTCTTCCTCCGGCGACGACGGTGGCTACGTTTATCCGCCGCCTAAAAGTGGAGGAAACTACCCTTTTACGCCGCCTCCGAACCCAATCGTTCCTTACTTTCCGTTTTACTACTATAACCCTCCGCCGCAATCTGTTGTATTGTCCGGATCCATAAGTTTATCTTACGGGTTTTCATTTGTGTTAGGTTTTGCTCTTTTTCTCAGTACGTACGTtgcttataaataa